A DNA window from Arachis duranensis cultivar V14167 chromosome 3, aradu.V14167.gnm2.J7QH, whole genome shotgun sequence contains the following coding sequences:
- the LOC107476687 gene encoding organ-specific protein S2-like, translating to MMTKPTTLAFLSLLFFVLFVAAVESRKEPGMVEGFQSLLQVKVENKPNSQEILLDEGPNNKQKCEEKKVMIMEKEMILEDFEPSSSITTNNNDNIHFKLKNIEFEPRPSATAYNNDNIHATLKNSEFEPKTKYNCLQQ from the exons atgatgacgAAGCCAACTACTCTTGCTTTCCTCTCCCTTCTCTTCTTCGTTTTG TTTGTTGCTGCTGTGGAATCAAGAAAAGAGCCAGGAATGGTAGAAGGATTTCAAAGCCTTCTCCAAGTGAAGGTTGAGAATAAGCCAAATAGTCAAGAGATATTACTTGATGAAGGTCCTAATAATAAGCAGAAATGTGAAGAGAAGAAAGTGATGATTATGGAAAAAGAGATGATTCTAGAAGATTTTGAACCAAGTTCAAGTATTACAACCAACAACAATGACAATATTCATTTCAAGTTGAAGAACATTGAATTTGAGCCAAGACCAAGTGCCACTGCTTACAACAATGATAATATTCATGCAACGCTGAAGAACAGTGAATTTGAGCCAAAGACCAAGTATAACTGCTTACAACAATGA